From the Terriglobia bacterium genome, one window contains:
- a CDS encoding acyl-CoA thioesterase, whose protein sequence is MARSADGGSSRVGRTTTRVRYPETDRMGVAHHTHFLVWFELGRTELMRDLGCPYAEVEELDGILFPVAEVGARYFAPARYDEVLQITTQLVSARGARVRFEYEIDRAADGSPVAAGFSVHAAVGRDGRPRRLPEGLRSKLSGPRSDRA, encoded by the coding sequence ATGGCTCGGAGCGCTGACGGGGGCTCGTCCCGGGTCGGCCGGACGACGACCCGAGTCCGGTACCCCGAGACGGACCGCATGGGAGTGGCTCATCACACCCACTTCCTCGTCTGGTTCGAGCTGGGAAGGACGGAGCTGATGCGCGATCTGGGTTGCCCGTACGCGGAGGTGGAAGAGCTGGACGGGATCCTCTTTCCCGTCGCCGAGGTGGGCGCCCGTTACTTCGCTCCGGCCCGATACGACGAGGTGTTGCAGATCACGACGCAGCTCGTGTCGGCGCGCGGCGCCAGGGTCCGGTTCGAGTACGAGATCGATCGAGCCGCCGACGGGTCGCCGGTCGCCGCCGGATTCAGCGTGCACGCGGCCGTCGGACGGGACGGCCGCCCGCGGCGCCTTCCGGAAGGCCTGCGCTCGAAGCTGTCCGGTCCGCGGAGCGACCGAGCATGA
- the bamD gene encoding outer membrane protein assembly factor BamD, whose protein sequence is MTPPRSHRVLVPLVSLAIAAASAGCGAAHRRGGEQGKGLLVAEDLYARGMGELQRHHLAKAKSLLEGVQFNAQNRPALEPLVRLALADVLFYTGDSISLIDARSKYVEFVTLYGDHPRAAYAQFQAGICSLKQISSPARDQSQTRAAIADFEDVEKRYPDSVYSAPARGMIELTEVHLAEHEYLVGRYYVKRHAYFSAAERFRGILANYSRYAEKQKVYLELGRALILAKNRVEGTIYLDKLVADYPRDAHAAEARKLLASLSGGSPAGDAAKGAGPNQR, encoded by the coding sequence ATGACGCCCCCAAGGTCCCACCGCGTCCTCGTTCCTCTCGTGTCGCTCGCGATCGCCGCCGCTTCCGCGGGCTGCGGGGCGGCCCACCGGCGAGGAGGGGAACAGGGGAAGGGGCTCCTGGTCGCCGAGGATCTGTACGCCCGGGGGATGGGCGAGCTGCAACGGCACCACCTCGCCAAGGCGAAATCGCTCCTCGAAGGCGTCCAGTTCAACGCTCAGAACCGGCCCGCGCTGGAGCCCCTGGTCCGGCTGGCGCTCGCCGACGTGCTGTTCTACACCGGGGACTCGATCTCCCTGATCGATGCCCGCTCGAAATACGTCGAGTTCGTCACGCTCTACGGAGACCATCCGAGGGCCGCCTACGCGCAGTTCCAGGCGGGGATCTGCTCCCTGAAGCAGATCAGCAGCCCCGCGAGGGACCAGAGCCAGACCCGCGCGGCCATCGCCGACTTCGAGGACGTCGAAAAGCGGTATCCGGACTCGGTCTATTCGGCGCCGGCGCGGGGGATGATCGAGCTCACCGAGGTGCACCTCGCGGAGCACGAGTACCTGGTCGGCCGGTACTACGTGAAGCGGCACGCGTACTTCTCCGCCGCGGAAAGGTTCCGTGGAATCCTCGCGAACTATTCCAGGTACGCTGAGAAACAGAAGGTGTACCTGGAGCTCGGGCGGGCGCTGATCCTCGCGAAGAACAGGGTCGAGGGGACGATCTACCTCGACAAGCTCGTCGCCGACTATCCACGCGACGCGCACGCAGCCGAGGCCCGAAAGCTGCTGGCGAGCCTGTCGGGCGGGAGTCCCGCCGGCGACGCGGCGAAGGGCGCCGGGCCGAACCAGCGCTAG